The following coding sequences are from one Leptospira stimsonii window:
- a CDS encoding PDZ domain-containing protein: MILSQFVSKSFFSKVLFVFFLSFALSDSLFAETILVHFRKFSHQNPWQKGAHYEKKIPAIIANQDFILALLPPGEFPLFSEMNPETRPGTRLYIFKHDPETGLALFSHRGKFSEKRRAHFLGSHQAGCSHFFQKLEWSNPDFSNSILRMSKHQREDSNERKFLYSKNGICGYSDGRWNIPSEYLSSFLHSASSNPITHPGFYFDDALTVPEKNFYFPDSSFGIVVSEVLPGIGPVHNLFPGDAIYSINGQKFSSAPNRQEIYSRILSHNHHHSPPGTQITLGVFRAGKRKEISYNLKPYSEEFFFIPSKSGTKPPSYFISGGLFFTELTGAYLKESGDKYRENSDKKLLYLYESYNKKSHPEKNRLVFISRVFPDGENQGFHDFQDQILESVNDKRVRSLSDLKEILIENQEEYVVFRFSGNRIATFEKDQLRSLNQKILVNYNLDKLDNLE; the protein is encoded by the coding sequence TTATTTGCGGAGACGATTCTCGTTCACTTCCGAAAATTCTCCCATCAAAACCCTTGGCAGAAAGGTGCGCACTACGAGAAAAAAATTCCGGCGATCATCGCAAATCAGGATTTTATCCTCGCGCTACTTCCTCCCGGAGAATTTCCACTCTTCTCCGAAATGAACCCGGAGACAAGACCGGGAACCCGTTTGTATATTTTCAAACACGATCCGGAAACGGGGCTCGCCCTTTTTTCTCACAGGGGAAAGTTTTCCGAAAAAAGACGAGCACATTTTTTAGGTTCACACCAAGCCGGATGTTCCCATTTTTTCCAGAAATTGGAATGGTCCAATCCGGACTTCTCGAACTCCATTCTTCGGATGAGCAAACACCAAAGAGAAGATTCAAATGAAAGAAAATTCTTATATTCAAAAAATGGAATCTGCGGTTATTCGGACGGTCGATGGAACATTCCTTCGGAGTATCTGAGTTCCTTTCTTCACAGCGCTTCGAGTAATCCGATCACTCATCCAGGATTTTATTTCGACGACGCTCTTACGGTTCCCGAGAAAAACTTCTATTTTCCGGATTCTTCCTTCGGAATTGTGGTTTCGGAAGTGCTTCCAGGAATCGGTCCGGTTCACAATTTATTTCCTGGAGACGCGATCTATAGCATCAACGGACAGAAATTTTCGTCGGCTCCGAATCGTCAGGAAATTTATTCGAGAATCCTTTCTCACAATCACCACCATTCCCCTCCCGGAACTCAGATTACTCTCGGAGTTTTTCGCGCGGGTAAAAGAAAGGAAATCTCATACAATCTAAAGCCGTATTCGGAAGAATTCTTTTTTATTCCCTCGAAGTCGGGAACCAAACCTCCTTCGTATTTCATCTCCGGTGGTTTGTTTTTCACGGAACTTACGGGCGCTTATTTGAAGGAATCCGGAGACAAATACCGTGAAAACTCGGATAAAAAACTTCTCTACCTCTACGAATCGTATAACAAAAAGTCTCATCCCGAAAAGAATCGCCTCGTCTTTATCAGCCGAGTTTTTCCGGACGGAGAAAATCAGGGATTTCACGATTTTCAGGATCAAATCTTAGAATCCGTGAACGACAAACGTGTTCGTTCCCTTTCCGACTTAAAAGAAATCTTAATCGAGAATCAAGAAGAGTATGTAGTCTTTCGTTTTTCGGGAAATCGGATTGCGACGTTTGAAAAAGATCAATTGCGATCCTTAAATCAGAAGATTCTTGTAAATTATAATCTTGATAAACTCGACAATTTAGAGTGA
- a CDS encoding ATP-binding response regulator — translation MRILFLDDEEVIRDLFREIFGSLHDLTLAGTAEEALEISKNHTFDLIVTDVRLPKMSGIDFVSRLRDMGVNTPFIVITGNQDIEVSIRALRLGAVDFFIKPFRMDAIRHSLQKFENLFISSQELISKNHFQLTESKQQFAIKPSLKNLNQYVNLVMRSISLIPGIHTDDILAIKLALYELLGNSIEHGSAGINYEKKSTLLSSDVNYFDHVDKICDALNEVVQLEVRFENQKIYVLLRDHGAGFDPAKVPDPVTDPNASHLSGRGIFLVRMNVDELIYNEVGNEVRFSKTLKKAVETQQSKVNTG, via the coding sequence ATGCGAATCTTATTCTTAGATGACGAAGAAGTAATTCGAGATTTGTTCCGAGAAATATTCGGTTCTTTGCATGATCTTACCCTCGCCGGAACCGCCGAAGAAGCCCTCGAAATCAGTAAAAACCACACTTTTGATCTGATCGTAACCGACGTTCGTCTTCCTAAGATGAGTGGGATCGACTTCGTTTCCAGACTCAGAGATATGGGGGTCAACACTCCGTTCATCGTGATCACGGGAAACCAGGACATCGAAGTTTCCATCCGAGCGCTTCGCCTTGGAGCCGTGGATTTTTTTATAAAACCGTTTCGAATGGACGCGATCCGTCATTCCCTCCAGAAATTCGAAAATTTATTTATTTCCAGCCAAGAGTTGATCAGTAAGAATCACTTTCAACTCACCGAATCGAAACAACAATTCGCGATCAAACCGAGCCTTAAAAACCTAAACCAATACGTCAATCTCGTGATGCGGTCGATCTCGTTGATCCCCGGAATTCATACGGACGATATTCTCGCGATCAAACTCGCACTCTATGAACTCCTCGGAAACTCGATCGAACACGGTTCGGCGGGAATCAACTACGAAAAGAAATCTACGCTTCTTTCCTCGGACGTAAACTATTTCGATCACGTCGATAAGATCTGCGACGCCTTGAACGAGGTCGTTCAACTCGAAGTTCGCTTTGAAAATCAGAAAATTTACGTTTTGTTAAGAGACCACGGAGCGGGTTTCGATCCGGCAAAGGTTCCCGATCCCGTCACCGATCCGAACGCAAGCCACCTTTCCGGAAGGGGAATTTTTTTAGTCCGTATGAACGTGGATGAATTGATCTACAACGAGGTCGGAAACGAGGTTCGTTTTAGCAAAACCCTTAAAAAGGCCGTGGAAACCCAACAATCAAAAGTAAACACCGGCTGA